The stretch of DNA tccgatggaccggcccaatcacccaaggccaagaaggcccggacgacctcttCAAGGAAAGCCCAGCCTCCACCAAaaatccggaactcgtaaagcgagcatatagCGAGCTCGCgataatcccccaacgagctccaagTAATcaactaacgagctcctgaaatatcctccagatcgctggaccatccaggtcgccagcctaaaacctccagctcgcatgagcggcaaagctgctgagaagtcagaggtagagTCCGATCattttatctgtaacagcccatgcccctcgtaatgaggatcccactcccggtcttgtgaaggtgataagaactgtttgtcccccattatacaatcactgtatttttatatgttatctgaATTGTAGAAGTCCCTCAGTATAAATTagaatcaaagagaccatgaggggcaatgacgaaaagaataatcagataccgccactctgagagaataatcagatggcggccgtggactaggcatcgttctggccgaaccacgtaaaagattctggtgtacacgcttggaattttggggggggggtttccttccttctcggtatttttggattgactcaccgcggcccaaaacgaatcacggtcggccgaaattgaacgtcgacagtAGTGTTCACCCGAAACTAGCAAAAACTAATGCACAACCTGCCATCGTTAGCATCAGAGTGCGGAGCATGATGGTATGTTATGGTCCATTATAAAGTATGGGATTTGTCTCACATTAAAAGTTCAGATTTTTAGCGTGAGATTTATAATCTCTTGAATACCCTCCCTTTAATAGCTAAATTTTGAGGGTGAGTTACACCCCAGAGTTGTAACACTCCTCCGCAAGAGACGAGGCACCAGTTTAATTAATAAACTGCGATATGACCGGAAGTTCTACTGTTTATGCTGCATGCATCCGATCGAGAACACTAGCGAACGAAATTTACTTCCGAAAAACAGACAGTTCTGTCTTGGAGACTTTTCAGATCTGGGTTTGAAGAAAAGTGAACGGGGGCCGGGTGTGATGTggatatattttattctctcgATGATTCAGAAAGATTTTAAGTGCAAAACAGTCGTATCCCTGATTCCCTgccacatacatatatatatatatatatccacattGATCATTTTTTGCAAAGAAATCGTCGAAAGGGTAGGGTTTGAAATGAATCGTTTAAATTGACGCTATTCTCAAGTATTATAACAAGCTTTATATATATTCCACAAACAACCGGTAGATTGTTCTGATAAATACGGTCACGATCACGAACATCTAGTCATCACCAAAAGGGAGAAAATAGTAGTAAGAAAACAGGAAGGCGAGTTACAACTGACAGTTACTGTTAACACCTAATTTACATGCATggatatattttttgtttgtttgtttggtcAAGGAGAGATTTTCTTGGaaggaggaagagaagaagaagaagaagaagaagaaggtggaaaGCCAGGAAATCCGGGAGATGGCTCAAAAGGGAACGGAGGAAGAGGCGTTAATAAGGGCGGCGTCAGGGTTGGAGGACTTGATGAACCTGCAGGTAGCGGCGGCGCAATGGTCAATGGCGGTAAGGCAGGGTTCGGAGGCAGCACTGGAGGTGATGGTTGAAATGGATTGCTCGGCAGCGGAGCCCCAAACGACGGCGGCGGGAGCAACGGAATCAGTGGCATTGGGTGGAGTAGCTGTTGCGGTGCTGGGTTTCCGTTTGGGGCCGGTGGGAAGTTTGGAATTCCAGGAAGCGGAGGCAACGGCGGAAGCTGCGGCAATGGCGGAAGCTGGGGAAGTCCCGGCAGAGGCGGCATTTGGAACTGATCTCCGGGTGGTAGAAACGGCATCGGAGGGTCCTGCGCCGGCGTTGGGAACGCCGGAGCGTTAGGGGAACCAAATTCGATGGAGTCCTCAACGCTCGGCTTCTGATTACACAGCATGGGCCGTTTCAGAGGCTTGAAGGTGAAAAAACCGGCCGAGAAAATGCGAATTCCTTGCTTTGTCGAATTGAGATGGAGCGAAGACGAAGAAGTCGCGGTCGAGGCTAGGGCGCAGTACGGCTCGCTGCTGCTGATCAACTTCACCGAACAGCCTTTGATTTTCTTGACATGCTTGCTCACCGGAAACGGCAGACGAACTCTGAATTCTCCGTGCTCGTTGGTTTTCACCTCCCCCCTGAAACTCGGTTTTCCGCCGGTTCCGCCGCATTCCACCGCAACCACCGCGCCTGAAGAAGTTCCCCAAACATTTATCAATCAAAGGGCAGAACAGAAAATCTAAGGCAAAGAAGAGCACAAAATTGTTGGGATTAATAAGTTAACCTGAGATGAAGTGACTGGACTTCGAGACATCAGCTTGGAGGCATGTGTCGCAGTAAACAGTGCCGACAACAACTGCGGATGGAAGCCTCTTTCCATGCCTGGCCTCCGAAAGGCCATTAAATGTGGAGCAGAGAAGAATTATGGTCAGAAACCAAGACATTCTTAGACCTCTCTGGAAATACGCCGAGAAGATACAAGGGGGGTCGTCTCTTATATCAAGCTGCGTCTTCTCACCACTTTATTTC from Diospyros lotus cultivar Yz01 chromosome 6, ASM1463336v1, whole genome shotgun sequence encodes:
- the LOC127803515 gene encoding proline-rich protein 4, with the protein product MSWFLTIILLCSTFNGLSEARHGKRLPSAVVVGTVYCDTCLQADVSKSSHFISGAVVAVECGGTGGKPSFRGEVKTNEHGEFRVRLPFPVSKHVKKIKGCSVKLISSSEPYCALASTATSSSSLHLNSTKQGIRIFSAGFFTFKPLKRPMLCNQKPSVEDSIEFGSPNAPAFPTPAQDPPMPFLPPGDQFQMPPLPGLPQLPPLPQLPPLPPLPGIPNFPPAPNGNPAPQQLLHPMPLIPLLPPPSFGAPLPSNPFQPSPPVLPPNPALPPLTIAPPLPAGSSSPPTLTPPLLTPLPPFPFEPSPGFPGFPPSSSSSSSSLPPSKKISP